One genomic region from Salvia hispanica cultivar TCC Black 2014 chromosome 2, UniMelb_Shisp_WGS_1.0, whole genome shotgun sequence encodes:
- the LOC125206119 gene encoding putative late blight resistance protein homolog R1A-3 has protein sequence MEYSDVCELIQLWVAEGFIKASKNEILGQVAESYIKELVDRNLLLVYRLTEHNKVKYYCVHDLVRELCIKTAEKEDFYCVQRDLDGRRHYIFDERPASFYLEEAPTSEKPSVFSPLISSLQGEAPFKSRLLRVYFGNRESILDISLKQINVRYACYKYHDKSHGIRQIPQSISLCWSLQTLIVSNWWYTSSLPSEIWKMPQLRHIDIHDHIQIDPPAAGDVSVLQNLQTLKTINNLIFSEELCAKIPNIRELNILYKFEAVSAVLYKLAQGFELNQCFHLNNVGSLSKLESLRIDSSSKSELWRKLYIDEFKLPNSLRELTLHNFSIGEKGMAMIASLPHLQLLELWDAVRGAEWNFFKQEFHNLKHLTISNGNGLINWIADKSNFPVLETLYLSSLRNLEEIPLDIGEISTLQKITVHDCSESVNMSAIRILEEQEDLGNQSLQLIIYIGLAAMLEESKQRYTSRNLQIYR, from the exons ATGGAATATTCAG ATGTGTGTGAACTTATCCAACTATGGGTTGCCGAAGGATTCATAAAAGCATCTAAAAACGAAATTTTGGGACAAGTTGCAGAGAGTTACATAAAGGAGCTTGTTGATAGGAATCTTCTTTTAGTTTATAGGTTGACAGAACacaacaaagtaaaatattattgtgttCATGATCTTGTAAGAGAGTTGTGCATAAAGACAGCAGAAAAGGAAGATTTTTATTGTGTGCAAAGAGACTTAGATGGGAGGCGTCATTACATATTTGATGAAAGACCAGCAAGTTTTTACCTTGAAGAAGCTCCGACTTCAGAAAAGCCATCAGTTTTCAGTCCTCTAATATCGAGTTTGCAGGGAGAAGCACCATTTAAGTCTAGATTGTTGAGAGTGTATTTTGGTAATCGTGAGAGTATTCTGGACATTTCTCTTAAACAAATCAACGTGCGCTACGCATGCTACAAATACCATGATAAATCTCATGGAATTAGGCAAATTCCTCAGTCAATATCACTGTGTTGGAGTCTGCAAACTTTGATTGTGTCCAACTGGTGGTACACTAGTTCTTTACCATCCGAGATTTGGAAGATGCCACAACTTAGGCATATAGATATTCATGACCATATTCAAATTGATCCTCCTGCAGCAGGTGACGTCTCTGTTTTACAAAACTTACAGACacttaaaacaataaataatctcattttcagTGAGGAGTTGTGTGCCAAAATACCCAACATTAGAGAATTGAATATTCTGTACAAGTTTGAAGCGGTATCAGCTGTTCTGTACAAGTTGGCACAAGGATTTGAACTAAATCAATGTTTCCATCTGAATAATGTTGGCAGCTTAAGTAAGCTTGAATCGCTAAGAATCGATTCGTCAAGCAAGTCTGAGTTGTGGAGGAAGCTATATATAGATGAATTTAAGCTACCGAATTCCCTCAGAGAGCTCACTTTACACAATTTCTCTATTGGGGAGAAGGGTATGGCAATGATAGCTTCGTTACCTCATCTTCAACTTCTTGAATTATGGGATGCAGTACGAGGAGCAGaatggaatttttttaaacaggAATTTCATAACTTGAAACATCTTACCATTTCTAATGGTAATGGTTTGATTAATTGGATTGCTGACAAATCCAATTTCCCAGTGTTGGAGACGCTTTACCTTTCATCACTACGGAACTTGGAAGAGATTCCTTTAGATATTGGAGAGATATCCACACTTCAAAAAATAACTGTTCATGATTGTTCAGAATCAGTGAACATGTCGGCAATAAGGATACTAGAGGAACAAGAGGATCTCGGAAATCAATCCCTTCAACTTATAATTTATATCGGCTTGGCAGCAATGTTGGAAGAGAGCAAGCAACGATACACATCCCGAAATCTTCAGATCTACAGGTAA
- the LOC125207502 gene encoding putative disease resistance protein At1g50180 encodes MAATAYASLVSLLNTMDQIHTHPFLSTCFDIHQFQSLREKVDFLIDFVENYSEEAEDLMRLIGDAAREAEDMIEVEAADRIIASSATKSLLMLHCLKKMIREMSPIKEKAIKFKEETPSVSSMPPPSLPSSSSAPRAANKTTMLGFDGYVAQLLDELIGHDSRRILPIVGMGGAGKTTLAKNVYENALVVYHFDVRAWVTVSQDHNATHMLSQALSCLQVGDIENQSDDQLGEKLYKTLIGHRYMIVLDDVWSVAAWEKIKPYFPENGNGSRIVVTTREQEVVNYFGSSSLAVDFLNYQNSWDLFCQVTFAKQNCPPQLQEIAKSIVTK; translated from the coding sequence ATGGCGGCGACTGCTTATGCGTCTCTAGTGTCGTTGCTGAATACTATGGATCAGATCCACACTCATCCTTTCCTTTCCACTTGCTTCGACATCCACCAGTTTCAATCTCTTCGGGAAAAGGTTGATTTTCTCATCGATTTTGTGGAGAATTATTCCGAAGAAGCAGAAGATCTGATGAGGCTGATTGGGGATGCAGCTCGTGAAGCTGAAGACATGATTGAAGTCGAAGCTGCTGATCGAATTATTGCTTCATCTGCTACCAAAAGTCTACTAATGTTACATTGCCTCAAGAAAATGATACGAGAGATGAGCCCCATCAAGGAAAAGGCTATCAAGTTTAAAGAGGAAACCCCATCCGTGAGTTCCATGCCTCCACCATCATTGCCGTCGTCATCATCAGCTCCTCGAGCAGCTAATAAGACTACCATGCTGGGATTTGATGGCTATGTGGCGCAGCTTCTGGATGAGCTCATTGGACATGATTCTCGAAGAATACTCCCAATTGTCGGAATGGGAGGCGCTGGTAAGACCACTCTTGCCAAAAATGTCTATGAAAATGCACTTGTGGTGTATCATTTTGATGTTCGTGCTTGGGTTACTGTATCTCAAGATCATAATGCAACTCATATGCTGTCACAAGCTCTTTCTTGCCTACAAGTAGGGGATATCGAGAATCAATCTGATGATCAACTAGGTGAAAAGTTGTATAAAACTTTAATTGGTCATAGATATATGATTGTATTGGATGATGTGTGGAGTGTTGCAGCTTGGGAAAAGATTAAGCCTTACTTCCCGGAAAATGGTAATGGAAGCCGGATTGTTGTGACGACCAGGGAACAAGAAGTGGTTAATTACTTTGGCTCCTCTTCACTTGCCGTggattttcttaattatcaaaatagtTGGGACCTTTTTTGTCAAGTGACATTTGCAAAACAAAATTGCCCCCCTCAGTTGCAAGAAATAGCGAAGAGCATTGTCACAAAGTGA
- the LOC125205071 gene encoding uncharacterized protein LOC125205071 isoform X1, whose protein sequence is MAKAGGVVGFVGLDDISLELAASLLRSGYSVQAFEKSSKLIDDFSNLGGKRCANLTEIKEGVNALVTLISHSDQIDDIFHGDEGILKGLPKDVIIIIHSTILPVHIKKLEKSLTEDHHVANVVDMYAFKAVSEVSHGNVMIISSGLSESTSRAKPFLSAMGKKLFSFEGDVGAGSKSKMIIELLEGIHLVASLEAISLSTQAGIHPQTVYDIVSNAAGNSWIFKNYIPDLLQSNPSTSHLFSTFNKSMEIILEMARSLIFPLPLTSVAHQQILAGCSHGGKEDENATLLKVWEELSGVNIIGAANAKPYNPEELAKQLSAKSKTAKRIGFIGLGAMGFGMATHLLKSNFTVLGYDVYKPSLSRFENEGGIGGSSPAEVSKDVDVLVLMVTNEYQAESVLYGKSGAVAALPSGATIILSSTVSPAFVSKLEGRLLDEQKNLKLVDAPVSGGVKRAADGTLTIMASGTEEALVSAGSVLSALSEKLYIINGGCGAGSGVKMINQLLAGVHIASAAEAIAFAARLGLNTSQLFDIITLSAGTSWMLENRGPHMIENDYTPLSALDIFVKDLGIVSKEGSSRKVPLHVSNGAHQLFLSGSAAGWGRIDDSSVVKVYETLTGVKVEGKHHALSKKVVLDSLPPEWPTDPIEDIISLNQKSSKTLVVLDDDPTGTQTVNDLDVLAEWSIESLVEQFGKRSKCFFILTNSRSMSPTKATELVKEICSNLSAAAKTVDNTKYTVVLRGDSTLRGHFPEEADAAVSVIGSVDAWIICPFFLQGGRYTIMDVHYVADGDSLIPAGETEFAKDASFGYISSNLREWVEEKTGGRINAASVASISIELLRVGGPRAVCEHLCSLKKGSTCIVNAASERDMAVFAAGMIEAEIKGKSFLCRTAASFVSTRVGIKPKAPVLPHDLMLSRERIGGLIVVGSYVPKTTKQVEELLVQRGHTLKMIEVLVNKVAESSVEEREQEINKVADMADIYLKSGKDTLILTSRQLLVGKNASESLVINSKVSSALVEIVRRITTRPRYILAKGGITSSDLATKALEVKQAKIVGQALAGIPLWQLGPESRHPGIPYIVFPGNVGANNAIAEVVKNWTHPGRLSTKELLLNAEKGGYAIGAFNVYNLEGVMAVVAAAEEQRSPAILQIHPGAFKQGGAPLVASCIFAAEQASVPITVHFDHGNSKQELLEILELGFDSIMADGSHLSFKENIAYTKYLADLAHSKNLMIEAELGRLSGTEDDLTVEDYLAKLTDVNQANEFIDSTGIDFLAVCIGNVHGTYPASGPNLRLDLLKDIYALTSKRGVHLVLHGASGLHKDIIEECVRLGVRKFNVNTEVRKAYMGSLTKTEKDVVNVMTSAKEAMKVVVAEKMHLFGSAGKAW, encoded by the exons AAATCCAGTAAGCTGATAGATGATTTCTCAAATCTCGGCGGTAAAAGGTGTGCCAATCTGACTGAGATAAAGGAAG GTGTTAATGCTTTGGTCACACTGATTTCTCACTCTGATCAAATAGATGATATCTTTCATGGTGATGAGGGGATTCTAAAAG GACTTCCAAAAGATGTAATCATCATTATCCACTCAACCATACTACCTGTACATATCAAGAAGTTGGAGAAAAGTCTTACAG AGGATCATCATGTTGCAAATGTTGTTGATATGTATGCCTTCAAAGCAGTCTCTGAAGTCTCGCATGGAAATGTCATG ATTATTTCCTCTGGACTATCAGAGTCGACCTCTAGGGCAAAGCCTTTCCTTTCAG CTATGGGCAAGAAACTTTTCTCATTTGAGGGTGATGTAGGTGCAGGCAG CAAAAGTAAAATGATAATTGAGCTTCTTGAAGGAATTCACCTCGTAGCTTCTCTTGAAGCCATTTCACTGAGTACCCAAGCTGGTATACATCCACAGACAGTATATGATATTGTCTCTAACGCAGCTGGAAACTCATG GATCTTCAAAAATTACATCCCCGATCTGTTACAGAGCAATCCGTCAACCTCTCATCTCTTCTCTACTTTTAACAAAAGCATG GAAATAATATTGGAGATGGCGAGATCACTGATATTCCCTCTTCCACTAACAAGCGTTGCTCACCAACAAATCCTTGCAG GATGTTCTCATGGAGGGAAGGAAGATGAGAATGCCACATTGCTCAAA GTCTGGGAGGAGTTATCCGGGGTGAACATCATAGGTGCTGCCAATGCAAAACCGTACAATCCAGAGGAACTGGCTAAGCAATTATCTGCCAAATCAAAAACTGCAAAGAGAATAGGATTTATTGGTCTGGGAGCAATGGGATTTGGAATGGCAACACATTTgctaaaatcaaatttcactGTACTTGGTTATGAC GTCTACAAACCTTCATTATCTCGATTTGAAAATGAAGGAGGCATTGGAGGTAGCAGCCCTGCAGAAGTATCCAAAG ATGTGGATGTATTGGTCTTAATGGTCACAAATGAATATCAAGCTGAGAGTGTTCTGTATGGGAAATCTGGTGCTGTAGCAG CACTTCCATCTGGGGCAACTATTATCCTTTCATCCACTGTATCTCCAGCTTTTGTCAGCAAGCTAGAAGGAAGATTGCTAG ATGAACAAAAGAATTTAAAGCTGGTGGATGCTCCGGTCTCCGGGGGTGTGAAGAGAGCTGCTGATGGAACACTTACT ATAATGGCATCAGGTACAGAAGAAGCTCTGGTGAGTGCTGGTTCGGTACTTTCAG CATTAAGTGAGAAGCTTTATATCATAAATGGAGGTTGTGGAGCTGGAAG TGGTGTAAAAATGATCAATCAACTACTTGCTGGAGTTCATATTGCATCAGCAGCAGAAGCAATAGCATTTGCAGCTCGGTTGGGCCTGAACACTAGTCAGTTATTTGACATCATCACATTGAGTGCTGGAACGTCATG GATGCTTGAGAATCGTGGTCCACACATGATAGAGAATGACTACACGCCATTATCTGCACTTGATATATTTGTGAAGGATTTG GGCATAGTATCTAAAGAAGGCTCTTCTCGCAAGGTTCCACTTCACGTGTCAAATGGTGCACATCAATTGTTCTTGTCAG GTTCAGCTGCTGGATGGGGGCGAATAGATGATTCTTCTGTAGTAAAG GTTTATGAGACACTTACAGGAGTCAAAGTTGAAGGAAAACATCATGCTTTAAGCAAAAAAGTTGTCCTTGATTCTCTTCCACCTGAATGGCCGACAGATCCCATTGAGGATATAATTAGCCTGAACCAGAAAAGTTCAAAAACATTGGTTGTTTTGGATGATGATCCAACTGGGACACAAACAGTTAATGACCTTGACGTCTTGGCAGAATG GAGCATTGAGTCACTTGTTGAACAATTTGGTAAAAGGTCAAAgtgcttttttattttgacaaaTTCACGATCAATGAGTCCCACAAAG GCTACTGAACTAGTTAAAGAGATCTGCAGCAACTTGTCTGCTGCTGCAAAAACAGTGGATAACACTAAGTACACTGTGGTTCTGAGGGGGGATTCAACACTACGAGGCCATTTCCCAGAG GAAGCAGATGCTGCTGTCTCTGTAATTGGTTCAGTGGATGCATGGATAATTTGCCCCTTCTTCCTACAAGGAGGCCGCTATACTATTATGGATGTACACTATGTTGCGGATGGTGATAG TCTTATCCCTGCAGGTGAAACAGAGTTTGCAAAAGACGCTTCATTTGGATATATATCTTCTAATCTGAGGGAG TGGGTGGAGGAGAAAACTGGAGGTCGTATAAATGCAGCCAGCGTGGCTTCCATTTCTATTGAACTTCTAAGGGTGGGAGGGCCTCGAGCTGTTTGTGAACATCTCTGTAGTTTAAAGAAG GGATCTACATGCATAGTTAATGCTGCTAGTGAAAGAGACATGGCAGTATTCGCTGCAGGAATGATTGAG GCTGAAATAAAGGGAAAAAGTTTCTTATGCCGTACTGCAGCTAGCTTTGTTTCCACTCGGGTTGGAATAAAACCAAAAGCTCCAGTGTTGCCACATGATCTAATGTTATCCAGGGAGAGGATTGGTGGACTCATAGTCGTAGGGTCATACGTTCCAAAGACAACAAAACAG GTTGAAGAACTGTTGGTTCAAAGAGGTCATACATTGAAAATGATTGAG GTTTTGGTTAATAAAGTTGCTGAGAGCTCGGTAGAAGAAAGAGAGCAAGAGATTAATAAAGTAGCTGATATGGCCGATATATACCTAAAAAGCGGGAAAGACACTCTTATATTGACTAGCAGGCAACTTCTTGTTGGAAAAA ATGCTTCTGAAAGCCTGGTGATCAATAGCAAAGTAAGCTCTGCATTAGTGGAGATAGTACGCCGGATAACTACAAGACCACGTTACATTCTTGCAAAG gGTGGAATTACTTCTTCTGACCTTGCGACAAAAGCTCTAGAAGTAAAACAAGCTAAAATTGTGGGCCAAGCTCTGGCTGGAATACCCTTATGGCAGCTAGGACCTGAAAGCAGACATCCAGGCATCCCTTATATTGTATTTCCTG GAAATGTGGGTGCTAATAATGCCATAGCAGAAGTTGTGAAAAACTGGACACATCCAGGCAGGCTTTCAACAAAGGAACTTCTTCTT AATGCAGAAAAAGGTGGATATGCTATTGGGGCCTTTAATGTATACAATCTGGAAGGGGTTATGGCAGTTGTTGCTGCTGCCGAGGAGCAACGGAGTCCAGCAATTTTACAG ATTCATCCCGGTGCCTTCAAACAGGGAGGAGCTCCATTGGTTGCCAGTTGCATCTTTGCTGCTGAACAAGCTAGT GTTCCTATAACAGTTCACTTTGACCATGGAAATTCAAAGCAAGAACTATTGGAGATTCTAGAATTG GGATTTGACTCGATCATGGCTGATGGTTCTCATCTATCCTTCAAGGAAAATATAGCTTACACCAAGTATCTTGCAGACTTGGCACattctaaaaatttaatgatcGAAGCTGAGTTGGGAAGATTGTCTGGCACAGAGGACGATTTGACTGTTGAAGATTATCTAGCGAAACTAACTGATGTTAACCAG GCAAATGAGTTCATTGATTCAACTGGTATAGATTTTTTGGCTGTTTGCATTGGAAACGTTCATGGAACATACCCTGCTAGCGGCCCAAATCTGAGACTCGATTTGCTCAAG GATATATATGCTTTAACTTCAAAACGAGGAGTTCACCTAGTGCTTCATGGCGCTTCTGGCTTGCACAAGGATATCATTGAG GAATGTGTGAGGCTGGGAGTAAGGAAATTCAACGTGAACACCGAGGTTAGAAAGGCATACATGGGTTCATTAACGAAGACTGAGAAAGATGTTGTCAACGTAATGACATCTGCAAAGGAAGCTATGAAAGTTGTGGTTGCTGAGAAGATGCATCTCTTTGGTTCTGCTGGAAAAGCTTGGTAA
- the LOC125205071 gene encoding uncharacterized protein LOC125205071 isoform X2: MIIELLEGIHLVASLEAISLSTQAGIHPQTVYDIVSNAAGNSWIFKNYIPDLLQSNPSTSHLFSTFNKSMEIILEMARSLIFPLPLTSVAHQQILAGCSHGGKEDENATLLKVWEELSGVNIIGAANAKPYNPEELAKQLSAKSKTAKRIGFIGLGAMGFGMATHLLKSNFTVLGYDVYKPSLSRFENEGGIGGSSPAEVSKDVDVLVLMVTNEYQAESVLYGKSGAVAALPSGATIILSSTVSPAFVSKLEGRLLDEQKNLKLVDAPVSGGVKRAADGTLTIMASGTEEALVSAGSVLSALSEKLYIINGGCGAGSGVKMINQLLAGVHIASAAEAIAFAARLGLNTSQLFDIITLSAGTSWMLENRGPHMIENDYTPLSALDIFVKDLGIVSKEGSSRKVPLHVSNGAHQLFLSGSAAGWGRIDDSSVVKVYETLTGVKVEGKHHALSKKVVLDSLPPEWPTDPIEDIISLNQKSSKTLVVLDDDPTGTQTVNDLDVLAEWSIESLVEQFGKRSKCFFILTNSRSMSPTKATELVKEICSNLSAAAKTVDNTKYTVVLRGDSTLRGHFPEEADAAVSVIGSVDAWIICPFFLQGGRYTIMDVHYVADGDSLIPAGETEFAKDASFGYISSNLREWVEEKTGGRINAASVASISIELLRVGGPRAVCEHLCSLKKGSTCIVNAASERDMAVFAAGMIEAEIKGKSFLCRTAASFVSTRVGIKPKAPVLPHDLMLSRERIGGLIVVGSYVPKTTKQVEELLVQRGHTLKMIEVLVNKVAESSVEEREQEINKVADMADIYLKSGKDTLILTSRQLLVGKNASESLVINSKVSSALVEIVRRITTRPRYILAKGGITSSDLATKALEVKQAKIVGQALAGIPLWQLGPESRHPGIPYIVFPGNVGANNAIAEVVKNWTHPGRLSTKELLLNAEKGGYAIGAFNVYNLEGVMAVVAAAEEQRSPAILQIHPGAFKQGGAPLVASCIFAAEQASVPITVHFDHGNSKQELLEILELGFDSIMADGSHLSFKENIAYTKYLADLAHSKNLMIEAELGRLSGTEDDLTVEDYLAKLTDVNQANEFIDSTGIDFLAVCIGNVHGTYPASGPNLRLDLLKDIYALTSKRGVHLVLHGASGLHKDIIEECVRLGVRKFNVNTEVRKAYMGSLTKTEKDVVNVMTSAKEAMKVVVAEKMHLFGSAGKAW; this comes from the exons ATGATAATTGAGCTTCTTGAAGGAATTCACCTCGTAGCTTCTCTTGAAGCCATTTCACTGAGTACCCAAGCTGGTATACATCCACAGACAGTATATGATATTGTCTCTAACGCAGCTGGAAACTCATG GATCTTCAAAAATTACATCCCCGATCTGTTACAGAGCAATCCGTCAACCTCTCATCTCTTCTCTACTTTTAACAAAAGCATG GAAATAATATTGGAGATGGCGAGATCACTGATATTCCCTCTTCCACTAACAAGCGTTGCTCACCAACAAATCCTTGCAG GATGTTCTCATGGAGGGAAGGAAGATGAGAATGCCACATTGCTCAAA GTCTGGGAGGAGTTATCCGGGGTGAACATCATAGGTGCTGCCAATGCAAAACCGTACAATCCAGAGGAACTGGCTAAGCAATTATCTGCCAAATCAAAAACTGCAAAGAGAATAGGATTTATTGGTCTGGGAGCAATGGGATTTGGAATGGCAACACATTTgctaaaatcaaatttcactGTACTTGGTTATGAC GTCTACAAACCTTCATTATCTCGATTTGAAAATGAAGGAGGCATTGGAGGTAGCAGCCCTGCAGAAGTATCCAAAG ATGTGGATGTATTGGTCTTAATGGTCACAAATGAATATCAAGCTGAGAGTGTTCTGTATGGGAAATCTGGTGCTGTAGCAG CACTTCCATCTGGGGCAACTATTATCCTTTCATCCACTGTATCTCCAGCTTTTGTCAGCAAGCTAGAAGGAAGATTGCTAG ATGAACAAAAGAATTTAAAGCTGGTGGATGCTCCGGTCTCCGGGGGTGTGAAGAGAGCTGCTGATGGAACACTTACT ATAATGGCATCAGGTACAGAAGAAGCTCTGGTGAGTGCTGGTTCGGTACTTTCAG CATTAAGTGAGAAGCTTTATATCATAAATGGAGGTTGTGGAGCTGGAAG TGGTGTAAAAATGATCAATCAACTACTTGCTGGAGTTCATATTGCATCAGCAGCAGAAGCAATAGCATTTGCAGCTCGGTTGGGCCTGAACACTAGTCAGTTATTTGACATCATCACATTGAGTGCTGGAACGTCATG GATGCTTGAGAATCGTGGTCCACACATGATAGAGAATGACTACACGCCATTATCTGCACTTGATATATTTGTGAAGGATTTG GGCATAGTATCTAAAGAAGGCTCTTCTCGCAAGGTTCCACTTCACGTGTCAAATGGTGCACATCAATTGTTCTTGTCAG GTTCAGCTGCTGGATGGGGGCGAATAGATGATTCTTCTGTAGTAAAG GTTTATGAGACACTTACAGGAGTCAAAGTTGAAGGAAAACATCATGCTTTAAGCAAAAAAGTTGTCCTTGATTCTCTTCCACCTGAATGGCCGACAGATCCCATTGAGGATATAATTAGCCTGAACCAGAAAAGTTCAAAAACATTGGTTGTTTTGGATGATGATCCAACTGGGACACAAACAGTTAATGACCTTGACGTCTTGGCAGAATG GAGCATTGAGTCACTTGTTGAACAATTTGGTAAAAGGTCAAAgtgcttttttattttgacaaaTTCACGATCAATGAGTCCCACAAAG GCTACTGAACTAGTTAAAGAGATCTGCAGCAACTTGTCTGCTGCTGCAAAAACAGTGGATAACACTAAGTACACTGTGGTTCTGAGGGGGGATTCAACACTACGAGGCCATTTCCCAGAG GAAGCAGATGCTGCTGTCTCTGTAATTGGTTCAGTGGATGCATGGATAATTTGCCCCTTCTTCCTACAAGGAGGCCGCTATACTATTATGGATGTACACTATGTTGCGGATGGTGATAG TCTTATCCCTGCAGGTGAAACAGAGTTTGCAAAAGACGCTTCATTTGGATATATATCTTCTAATCTGAGGGAG TGGGTGGAGGAGAAAACTGGAGGTCGTATAAATGCAGCCAGCGTGGCTTCCATTTCTATTGAACTTCTAAGGGTGGGAGGGCCTCGAGCTGTTTGTGAACATCTCTGTAGTTTAAAGAAG GGATCTACATGCATAGTTAATGCTGCTAGTGAAAGAGACATGGCAGTATTCGCTGCAGGAATGATTGAG GCTGAAATAAAGGGAAAAAGTTTCTTATGCCGTACTGCAGCTAGCTTTGTTTCCACTCGGGTTGGAATAAAACCAAAAGCTCCAGTGTTGCCACATGATCTAATGTTATCCAGGGAGAGGATTGGTGGACTCATAGTCGTAGGGTCATACGTTCCAAAGACAACAAAACAG GTTGAAGAACTGTTGGTTCAAAGAGGTCATACATTGAAAATGATTGAG GTTTTGGTTAATAAAGTTGCTGAGAGCTCGGTAGAAGAAAGAGAGCAAGAGATTAATAAAGTAGCTGATATGGCCGATATATACCTAAAAAGCGGGAAAGACACTCTTATATTGACTAGCAGGCAACTTCTTGTTGGAAAAA ATGCTTCTGAAAGCCTGGTGATCAATAGCAAAGTAAGCTCTGCATTAGTGGAGATAGTACGCCGGATAACTACAAGACCACGTTACATTCTTGCAAAG gGTGGAATTACTTCTTCTGACCTTGCGACAAAAGCTCTAGAAGTAAAACAAGCTAAAATTGTGGGCCAAGCTCTGGCTGGAATACCCTTATGGCAGCTAGGACCTGAAAGCAGACATCCAGGCATCCCTTATATTGTATTTCCTG GAAATGTGGGTGCTAATAATGCCATAGCAGAAGTTGTGAAAAACTGGACACATCCAGGCAGGCTTTCAACAAAGGAACTTCTTCTT AATGCAGAAAAAGGTGGATATGCTATTGGGGCCTTTAATGTATACAATCTGGAAGGGGTTATGGCAGTTGTTGCTGCTGCCGAGGAGCAACGGAGTCCAGCAATTTTACAG ATTCATCCCGGTGCCTTCAAACAGGGAGGAGCTCCATTGGTTGCCAGTTGCATCTTTGCTGCTGAACAAGCTAGT GTTCCTATAACAGTTCACTTTGACCATGGAAATTCAAAGCAAGAACTATTGGAGATTCTAGAATTG GGATTTGACTCGATCATGGCTGATGGTTCTCATCTATCCTTCAAGGAAAATATAGCTTACACCAAGTATCTTGCAGACTTGGCACattctaaaaatttaatgatcGAAGCTGAGTTGGGAAGATTGTCTGGCACAGAGGACGATTTGACTGTTGAAGATTATCTAGCGAAACTAACTGATGTTAACCAG GCAAATGAGTTCATTGATTCAACTGGTATAGATTTTTTGGCTGTTTGCATTGGAAACGTTCATGGAACATACCCTGCTAGCGGCCCAAATCTGAGACTCGATTTGCTCAAG GATATATATGCTTTAACTTCAAAACGAGGAGTTCACCTAGTGCTTCATGGCGCTTCTGGCTTGCACAAGGATATCATTGAG GAATGTGTGAGGCTGGGAGTAAGGAAATTCAACGTGAACACCGAGGTTAGAAAGGCATACATGGGTTCATTAACGAAGACTGAGAAAGATGTTGTCAACGTAATGACATCTGCAAAGGAAGCTATGAAAGTTGTGGTTGCTGAGAAGATGCATCTCTTTGGTTCTGCTGGAAAAGCTTGGTAA